The genome window cgatatatgttttcacagtttcaTCCGAAAGCTACTAAAAACaggtccagaggtgctttcagttttacactgcgagaaagtcagcttttagaaaaagctacaTTCTGGATCCAGCCCTTTAGTTTGATTTTTGGCTTTtaggccaaaagtcaaaccaaacacaccctaagtcaTCACGGCTGGGGCTCGAACACTCTCGGGCATGTCCCGGACCCCTAGCCAAGATGGGTCTTGGGATGCCAGGTCGCACCCCTAGCCAAGATGGGTCTTGGGATGCCAGGTCGCCAAGTATGTTCCCTGCCCAGGCAAGGGTCCAAACTGATTTAGATGATAGTTAGAAAtattaaatataatttaattTCAAAATTAATTGCACAGATAAATACTAAATGACAAAATGAACCTACTAAGTCCTAATTAGTCCATGATGTATGTCTATGTGATGCTACAACCAACATTAATTTGTCTACTAATGTTTAGTCTTCATTTATATAATTAATTTTTAAATATACTACATATAATACTTATAACTGGCATTTAAACATTCGATATAAGAACTAAACCGAGTAACCAAACGCCCTCTTTGATCGGGGAACCAAACCCCCTCTACCTGAGTAATTGTGCAGTCCATCAACTTTTACAGTTAAAGACAAGAAGAAAAATTGAAAAAGATAAACAAAACCTAGAAAATTTGAAGTTGGCTACTGTGTGTCTCCTGGCACCCGGGGGTCCAAAAGCTTATTTTTAAGCAAACACCGCAGGCGCAGGGTCGCAAAACTGCTCTATTCGTTTAGGTGCGAGCTGTGCCTGTGCTTAGGCGGCCGGCAGCTGCAGCCGCAGGCCGATGAGGCTCGATGCCGCGCTCAAGCCGCTCTTGTCGCAGCGCGACGACCTCGGCTGCTGCCTGACGACAGGCTCGAACCCAAGCGTGAGCTCGAGCCCAACCTCCTCTTCCTCCTGATCCGCTACCAGCACCTGGCTCTGGCTGCTGGCTGGCGGCTCAGCCTCGGCTTGGCTCACGTGTGAGGCCGCCTCCACGTCGGTGTCCTCCTCCGACCACCCCTGCAGCTGCAGGTGGTGGTCGTGGCTGCCGGCGGACTCCTCGCCGTGTTCTGGCTCGACGACCATCGGCACCGGCTGCAGCTCCTCCGCCTCTCGTTGTTGCGTCGGGGGAGGGCTGGGCGACGCGCGTTCGTTGTTGCcggccttgccctcgagctcgAGGGGCAGGGGCTTCGCCTTGGAGGCGTTGGAAGACGAACCCGCGCGCTTGAACCTCTTGCGGCCGGCGCGGAGGAGGTCGGCGGCGGTGGCGTCGGGATCCCTGGGGACGTGGCGGATGTCGAaggcggccggcggcggcggcctggCGCCGGCGAGCAGCGGCGGGGCAGCGGCGGCGTCGGACCCGGCGTCGACCTGCACGACGGGGTCCCCCCTGAGCACGGCCTCGACGGCGTCGGCGCACCTGTGCCACTGGCGCGACCAGAGCAGGCCGACGGAGCCGTAGACCGGGTTGACGATGCGGCCGCACGCCTCGTAGAGCAGGGAGCGGAAGACCGCGGGGCGGACGCCGTCGTCGGGCGCGGCGGCGAGCAGGTTGAGCAGGCCCGCCCGGCCGTAGAACTTTGCGAGGAAGACGGTGGCGTTGGCCTGCGCCTCGGGGGCCTCGATCCACTGCAGGCAGGGGCGGATGGTGCAGGCGTCGCCGCAGCCCTTGCGCAGGACGCGGCAGCCATTGCAGCTCATCCGCATCTTCGCTCCTCCCGGTGGTGGGCGCACAGATCGCGAGCTTTTGCTACCCGGCCGCGCGCGCGCCCAAGTTGTTGGAGAGGGAGGGGGTGGGGGTGGGCGTTTTTTTATAAGCGGAGACTGGACGGAGAGAGCAGTGGGCTGCTCCTGCCTGGGTTGGGCGCCAGTGGTTTTGGAGAGGTGGGGGAAGGCGGATTCGGCGCCGCGGGGGAATGGATGGACTGCGACTGGCCGAGTGCGAGCCTGAGCTTGTGTGGCGCCCGTCGCGGGGTCGGTGCTTCTGCTTGCTGCCCAGTGCCCACCCTTTGCAAGAAGCCGCGTCCGCGAAGAAACTGGAGGCGGCAGAAGAATCCAAAAGTGCAaggcgccgccgcgcgcggcCTCTACATTTATAGatttatagatggccaaatgggcggCCCGGCACTGGCACGACCAGGTATGGCACGGTTAGGGCACGACCCGTTTAGCACGATTAGTAACCTTGTCGTGCTGGCCCGGCACTAGTGCCTGAACCCAGGCTCAGACACGGCACTAAGGATCCTTAgccgtgccgtgccggcacggcaGGCACGACCAGCCCATAGTGCCAGGGCCGGCTCGGGCACTACAACAGAAAACACACAAACCACGGAAAATCACAGAAACACATCCATTCACTGATTCACAAATTAACACACAGTTAAACATACTAAAATACCTAATACTGAGCTGTTTAGTGCAATGGCTGTCTCATTAAAAACCTATCTAGTTAAAAACCCACCCTTGTGAGAAAACCCTAGATAGGAAAAAAGAGTACAGCCCACAGCTCTTTTAGTTTTCTTACATATCACAGAGTTACAGTGTACAGTTTAGTTACAGCCTTACAGGCACAAGCTGAAGTATGCAAACTAGCTAAATAAGATCACTCTTGGACATGTGGTTGTGGATCAGTAGGTGTCTGAGATTGAGATTGAGAGGACCCTGGAGTGTCAACTGGAACTTGTTCATCATCAAGATATAGATCAGAGAATGAGTCTTCAAGTTCTTTGTTCTCAACAGTATGTTGGGTCCTTGCATTCCCTTCCTCCCAGTCCTTGATGCAGGTCAGCATCTCGACCATCTCCGAGGTCAGTCGACGCTCCTCGATAATCCTGCCACCATCAACAACCTTATATATCTTGTCAAAATCATTCCAAACATCAGATGTGGAAGCTCTATTTCTTACCCGAGAACTTGTAGGTGTGTCTGTCCCCCCAGCCTGTTCCACAGTAGAGTCAGGATCTATATTGATGGGCTCCGTTGAAGGAACTGCAGCCTCACTACCGCCAGTTTGTGCAGGCACAGGCACGGTGTCGTCGTCGGCCATCAAGCACAGATCACAAGCACAGAGGCATAGAACACCAGATCACAATCACAGAGGCACAAAGCTGGAGCACCAGATCGGCCCCTCACGGCTACAATCACAGAACAAAGAACAGATCACACAAACAAGCATCAGATTAATAACTTACCAAAGGTCCaaagccggagcaccagatcggtcCCTCACGGATCCAACCTCCAAACACAGAACAAGGCGCAAGGCGGTATAATAGATTAGGGTTCGTCGGTTTGAACAAGATCCAGAGGCGACAAACACAAAGTAGAAGCACAAGCAAACCGCAAATGATTAGCAACTTACCAAAGCCGGACCGGAGCACCAGATCGATACCTCACGGCTCCAACCTTCAATTCGGGTAGGGTTAAAGCACGGTTAGGGTTCGTCACAGAACAATCACAGAACAGCCTCAGATCTAGACGCGAAAAACACAAATCAGAAGAACAAGCACGTGATTAGCAACTTACCaaagccggagcaccagatccAACCCCGACGGCACGATGATTAGGGTTAAAGCACGGTTAGGGTTACGCACCGACGCAGCGTTACAGGGAGAGGGAGCCGTAGAGGGGAGACCGGAAGAGAGACCAGAAGAAGAACAGAAGTTCAAGATCAGAGCACCAAACTTAGGGTTTCCAACTAGATCCAGAGGCGACACGAGCAAGAGAGCACAACCGGCCAAGAGGATAGTGTTACCAGCAGAGGCGCCGGAGAGGGAGAGGACCAGATGAGGCGGCGGAGAGGCGGTGAGGGAGAGGATGGAGGCGTCGCTTTCCAAATCGCCGGTGAGTCGCCAGGAGCGGAGGAGCCGAGGAGTCGCGGAGCGTTCGAGAGAGAGAGTGAGTGAGCTGTGAGAGTGAGAGAGTGACGCGGGGGACGGGGGGAGGGGGGTATGTGTTATTTCTCTCGTGCCTAACCGTGCCTAAACCCTAATCGTACCGTGCCCGTGCCGGCCCACCGTGCCCCACActcggcccaagcacggcactagAGGTCGGGTCGTGCCGGCACGGGCCCGCCTCCAgtcgtgccgtgccgtgccgtgcttgggcacgGTGGGCCGTGCCGTGCCTCGTGCCGGCCCGGTTAAGGCGGCACTACTGGCCATCtatgggtgtgtttggtttgacttttggctttggcttttgccccctaaaagccaaaagccaaccaaaaggctggatccaggaagcagctttttctaaaagctgactttctcacagtgcaaatctgaaagcacccttgaacctgcttttagtggcttttcagatggaactgtgaaaacatatatcgaagaacttttaacgacttttagtggtttgcaccaaacggtttttagctttttaacggctcacagcctacagcagcttttctcacagctcacagcccacagcaactttttttcACCACAgcacaaccaaacagaccctatatCTGCATTCCGTCGCGTTGGAAGAGTTTGGAACAAACGTGGGGCCGAGCCGAGCGGAGCGGAAAGGCGAAAGGAAACCAGGTTGGAGTTGGACTGGAGGGCTCCCGGTTTTGTGGAAATCGTACAGCGAAGCGACGGCCCCTGTTTCCGCTGCTTCTGTGGGCGGGAGCCAATACCGTGGGCGGGTTATGGATTTGGTCCCCTCCCACCGTCTCTCTCCAGTCGCCACCACCCCGGGCCGGCGGCACCCGCACACCCGCACCCGCACGTTGACGTTGACGTTGTCCAGCGGGACTCCGGGAGCCGGCAGCCGGGAAAGACAGATGAGTGGCGTCAACGGACCTTGCTACTAGCCTACTAATGACTGGATATCCAATCTTTCACCAGGCATGAATTCAGTATAATTAAGTTTATATAAATATCATTAGTAATTATGATAATGTACATGGTATGAGTCTACTCCGTGACTAATTCAATAATACTTATTTTTTATATCATAAAATACTTATTTTTGTCTTAGAATTGATAAAGTTTTAGTTCTCATTTTTTTGTTTTCTATTTTTTTATTCTAAAAATGTCCTGTAGAAGGTTCGCCATGGTTGTGCGCTTTTCTAAAATAGGCTGCTAATTCCCTTTTATTCAAAAAATATTTCCAAATCGGACATGTCTTTTTAGTTA of Zea mays cultivar B73 chromosome 8, Zm-B73-REFERENCE-NAM-5.0, whole genome shotgun sequence contains these proteins:
- the LOC100282086 gene encoding seed specific protein Bn15D17A: MRMSCNGCRVLRKGCGDACTIRPCLQWIEAPEAQANATVFLAKFYGRAGLLNLLAAAPDDGVRPAVFRSLLYEACGRIVNPVYGSVGLLWSRQWHRCADAVEAVLRGDPVVQVDAGSDAAAAPPLLAGARPPPPAAFDIRHVPRDPDATAADLLRAGRKRFKRAGSSSNASKAKPLPLELEGKAGNNERASPSPPPTQQREAEELQPVPMVVEPEHGEESAGSHDHHLQLQGWSEEDTDVEAASHVSQAEAEPPASSQSQVLVADQEEEEVGLELTLGFEPVVRQQPRSSRCDKSGLSAASSLIGLRLQLPAA